GATTGCATGCACAGTGCATGCAATTTCCTGCGGCAAGTCCTCAATATAATAAAAAGTGAAGCCTCCCCGCCTACAAGGCGGGGCATCCTCCTAACTTCTAAAAAAGCTCCATTTGTGCACCTTTGAGATCTTTATGGCGTTGTATATATCTTTTGATCTCATCTGCTGTTACTCTGTCACCCACTGTTCGTACAAAGTATCCGTCTTCCCAGAATTCTCCTCCCCAAAATTCTTTCTTGATCTTTGGAAAGTCTTCAAGCATCTCGCTTGCACTGATACTCTTTAGCATACCCACTACCCGTGCTATTGAATACCGTGGAGGAAAGCTGAGAAAGATATGGACATGGT
This genomic interval from Pseudomonadota bacterium contains the following:
- the tnpA gene encoding IS200/IS605 family transposase, which codes for YDTKYHLVWAPKYRKWILRDAIRDRVKELFREIADHHGFEIEEMEVAIDHVHIFLSFPPRYSIARVVGMLKSISASEMLEDFPKIKKEFWGGEFWEDGYFVRTVGDRVTADEIKRYIQRHKDLKGAQMELF